One genomic region from Desulfovibrio sp. encodes:
- a CDS encoding TonB C-terminal domain-containing protein: MTATERLYAALAISCLVHWGLFHLLGASAELTPVGTLTVISMDSLGMGASPEGGAGISMEAAPPRTEPQNTADKRRQAFFAFLDDLDAAVHARRMDGGEAHFVGVASYAFTVRADGSFTAPVLRQSSGSPDLDAAARRAIIAASGSVKRPDILGAADIPVLLHVKYQYELR; the protein is encoded by the coding sequence ATGACCGCGACCGAACGGCTCTACGCCGCGCTGGCCATCTCATGCCTTGTACACTGGGGCCTTTTTCACCTGCTTGGCGCATCGGCAGAGTTGACCCCCGTGGGGACGCTCACGGTGATCAGCATGGATTCCCTGGGCATGGGAGCATCCCCGGAGGGCGGCGCAGGCATCAGCATGGAGGCTGCCCCACCCCGCACCGAACCGCAAAATACCGCAGACAAAAGGCGTCAGGCATTTTTCGCCTTTCTTGACGATCTTGACGCGGCAGTGCATGCCCGCCGCATGGACGGCGGCGAGGCACATTTTGTCGGAGTTGCGTCCTATGCCTTCACCGTGCGTGCCGACGGCAGTTTTACAGCCCCGGTGCTGCGCCAGTCGTCTGGTTCACCAGATCTCGACGCAGCGGCGCGCCGTGCGATCATTGCGGCAAGCGGCAGCGTAAAACGCCCGGACATTCTGGGCGCTGCCGATATTCCCGTTTTATTGCATGTAAAATACCAGTATGAACTGCGGTAA
- a CDS encoding biopolymer transporter ExbD has translation MPMLRLTRPLNTTSDYDLIPLIDMLFILLIFFVIAAAFAVRGLEVDLPTAHSSKTLSGRVIELRLTADGGILCEGVPLPRQEVRDKLHDLVLGFRSRPGRLVLVADPKAPVEGLIFLVDEVRMQGGEKLLIATSGHPATDAP, from the coding sequence ATGCCGATGCTTCGCCTGACCCGCCCGCTGAATACGACGAGTGATTACGACCTCATACCGCTCATTGATATGCTGTTTATTCTGCTTATATTTTTTGTCATTGCGGCGGCCTTTGCCGTCCGTGGGCTTGAAGTCGATCTGCCCACTGCCCACAGCAGCAAAACCCTGTCGGGCCGGGTAATTGAACTGCGCCTCACGGCTGATGGCGGCATTCTTTGCGAAGGGGTGCCCCTGCCCCGGCAGGAGGTCAGAGACAAATTGCACGATCTTGTGCTCGGCTTCAGGAGCAGACCGGGGAGGCTCGTTCTGGTGGCTGACCCCAAGGCCCCTGTGGAAGGCCTGATCTTTCTGGTGGATGAAGTGCGCATGCAGGGCGGGGAAAAGCTGCTTATTGCCACATCGGGGCACCCCGCGACGGACGCGCCATGA
- a CDS encoding MotA/TolQ/ExbB proton channel family protein has translation MNIIALGGWMMWPLLAVSILTLTVIVERLLLYASCSLPDDALRGDLLKATSSGDVEAVAERMTTVPLLHAFAQQLTMASSNRESALHLAGGQILEQLERRLGLLGAIARLAPLMGLLGTVSGMISIFSSIAHASSGVDMSMLADGIWQALLNTASGLCIAIVAQFSLAFFSARLKNISSMLDAAGNAALLRPDAGTAC, from the coding sequence ATGAACATCATTGCTTTGGGGGGATGGATGATGTGGCCCCTGCTGGCAGTCTCCATCCTGACCCTGACGGTGATTGTGGAGCGCCTGCTGCTGTATGCGTCGTGCTCCCTGCCCGACGACGCCCTGCGGGGGGATCTGCTCAAAGCCACGAGCAGCGGCGATGTGGAAGCAGTGGCGGAGCGCATGACCACAGTGCCCCTGCTGCACGCCTTTGCCCAGCAACTCACGATGGCAAGCTCCAATCGCGAATCAGCCCTGCACCTGGCCGGAGGGCAGATTCTTGAACAGCTGGAGCGGCGGCTCGGTCTGCTCGGCGCCATTGCCAGGCTGGCTCCGCTCATGGGCCTGCTGGGAACGGTGAGTGGGATGATTTCCATTTTTTCCAGCATTGCGCACGCCTCCAGCGGCGTGGATATGAGCATGCTGGCGGACGGCATCTGGCAGGCCTTGCTCAACACGGCTTCCGGCCTGTGCATTGCTATTGTCGCCCAGTTTTCGCTGGCATTTTTCAGCGCCCGCCTCAAAAACATCTCCAGCATGCTTGATGCGGCTGGCAACGCGGCCTTGCTGCGACCTGACGCCGGCACTGCGTGTTGA
- a CDS encoding CobW family GTP-binding protein, with protein sequence MRLDALLPRPLSPETDAESPSILNCLLTGIHLDRRRARALGWRGVLPSNQLYAAWTCRVAGSPHVYGLVFLNEHTDVSFLHGTFTAHVFPHAADSVLDKFPLQALSLALGENYEERMRNLSLHAPELAPFCMGSVQLVAALDGKGLSLSLAAPARYRHISREGIAARPSTDSGSYAAGDTTGDATGDAAGDTTGDAQAEQWIVPPGGLECDVPAFRLLLPLFTTLAATAATLLEESPRLSLHMALQKPRDAAEGDTSPTLSLKAEMGTCPQPHPLAAFPGNGRPITFPSLSSEGKILKRLPGRQRQILATPDAELPVMHILTGFLGAGKTTFLRRWLDYLNGREQFAAVIQNEFGRIGLDAALTRGETHVEALDEGCVCCSLADSLRPGLQRLLEAAPAEQIILETTGLANPANVLESLNDLSDMVRPGLVITVADALAWDEAGSGIGMAQVAQADVIIANKADAVSEQRLEAVLRDLRRRNPRAVIFPAVEGNITFANLEALHTAWLDAHSPPPSRAPRLQPFSAAGNINHSAEGFGSFCLTLPQVVSTEDIWRMVDDAGPGLCRAKGIVNLRMDGAVVAAVAQYAAGRLEFEEAPDGADERYMVFIGVNLSPPDTAGQGATAVC encoded by the coding sequence ATGCGCCTTGATGCCCTGCTGCCGCGCCCCCTTTCGCCTGAAACAGACGCCGAGAGTCCTTCCATACTCAACTGTCTGCTCACAGGCATACATCTTGACCGCAGACGGGCGCGGGCGCTGGGGTGGCGGGGGGTGCTCCCTTCCAACCAGCTATACGCGGCCTGGACCTGCCGGGTGGCCGGTTCTCCACACGTGTACGGCCTGGTTTTTCTGAACGAACACACCGACGTATCCTTTCTCCACGGCACGTTTACGGCGCACGTGTTCCCCCATGCGGCGGATTCCGTTCTCGACAAATTTCCTCTGCAGGCTCTTTCCCTTGCCCTTGGCGAAAACTACGAAGAACGCATGCGCAACCTCTCGCTGCATGCCCCCGAGCTTGCCCCCTTTTGCATGGGCAGCGTGCAGCTTGTGGCGGCGCTGGACGGCAAGGGGCTTTCCTTGTCCCTGGCCGCTCCGGCCAGATACCGCCACATTTCGCGTGAAGGAATCGCGGCGCGGCCCTCCACGGATTCAGGCAGCTATGCGGCAGGCGACACGACTGGCGACGCGACTGGCGACGCGGCAGGCGACACGACTGGCGACGCCCAGGCCGAACAGTGGATCGTACCCCCCGGCGGTTTGGAATGCGACGTTCCCGCATTCAGGCTGCTGCTGCCACTCTTCACGACACTGGCGGCTACGGCCGCAACACTGCTTGAAGAATCGCCGCGCCTCAGCCTGCATATGGCCTTACAAAAACCGCGTGACGCCGCAGAAGGGGACACTTCCCCCACCCTGTCGCTGAAGGCGGAGATGGGCACATGCCCGCAACCGCACCCCCTGGCAGCTTTTCCCGGCAATGGCAGGCCCATAACGTTTCCATCCCTGTCTTCCGAAGGCAAAATTCTGAAACGCCTGCCCGGCCGCCAACGCCAAATACTGGCGACACCTGACGCAGAACTGCCGGTCATGCACATCCTCACAGGGTTCCTTGGCGCGGGAAAAACCACATTTCTGCGCCGTTGGCTGGACTATCTGAATGGGCGCGAACAGTTCGCCGCAGTCATACAAAACGAATTCGGGCGCATCGGACTGGACGCCGCGCTCACTCGCGGTGAAACGCATGTGGAGGCCCTGGACGAAGGCTGCGTCTGCTGCTCGCTGGCGGACAGCTTGCGGCCCGGCCTGCAACGCCTTCTGGAAGCGGCCCCCGCAGAACAGATAATTCTTGAAACAACAGGTTTGGCCAATCCCGCCAATGTGCTTGAATCCCTCAACGATCTTTCCGACATGGTGCGCCCCGGCCTGGTCATAACCGTGGCCGACGCCCTGGCATGGGACGAGGCCGGTTCAGGCATCGGCATGGCGCAGGTGGCGCAGGCCGACGTCATTATTGCCAACAAGGCCGACGCGGTCTCCGAACAGCGGCTTGAAGCAGTGCTGCGCGACCTGCGACGCCGCAATCCCAGGGCTGTGATCTTCCCCGCTGTTGAGGGAAACATCACCTTCGCCAATCTTGAAGCGCTGCATACGGCATGGCTCGACGCCCACAGCCCTCCGCCCTCGCGCGCTCCCCGTCTGCAGCCCTTCAGCGCTGCTGGCAATATCAACCACAGCGCCGAGGGATTTGGTTCATTTTGCCTTACCCTGCCGCAGGTGGTCAGCACAGAGGATATCTGGCGCATGGTGGATGACGCTGGCCCGGGGCTCTGCCGCGCCAAGGGCATTGTCAATCTGCGCATGGACGGCGCGGTGGTTGCCGCTGTTGCCCAGTATGCCGCCGGACGCCTGGAATTTGAGGAAGCCCCGGACGGAGCAGACGAACGGTACATGGTGTTTATCGGGGTGAATCTGTCGCCGCCTGACACGGCCGGGCAGGGGGCGACAGCCGTGTGCTGA
- a CDS encoding MBL fold metallo-hydrolase: protein MDRREFIKGAALGVGVGAIGAMGAYSYSPMRRAFLTDVKRGTENIGVCKAVKITNISETSWFDNRTFMQDVTGAGGLLVDQYTFNWPPFGNGKGVGKGSYADGIKLIKHLLPHKLDEAWQIVRENSVHPDNAGGFSCLIEIEGMDGKVTKYLFDTGWNYQWMETCYKREGIDTMLANNEITAMIQTHEHMDHFFGLPAVTKYNPDIHIYTPNTFYPSGKQYLKDCGHVGKWTEVPKGLHKIQDGVALYGFDCPIILKVFGEISLYCNVKDIGLVSITGCCHQGIILFADTAYKTLTYENDQFYGLYGGLHISPFDDWDPKYDDLVIGLKKWDLQKVGCNHCTGLITAQKFVDAGYPVVKGTARFRSKTTNYLGNGDVIKFPS from the coding sequence ATGGACAGACGAGAATTTATCAAGGGTGCTGCATTAGGGGTCGGCGTGGGCGCCATCGGCGCCATGGGCGCGTATTCGTACTCCCCCATGCGCAGGGCTTTTCTCACGGACGTAAAACGCGGAACGGAAAATATTGGTGTTTGCAAGGCCGTCAAAATTACCAACATCTCCGAGACAAGCTGGTTCGACAACCGCACGTTCATGCAGGATGTGACCGGCGCTGGCGGTCTGCTGGTAGACCAGTACACCTTCAACTGGCCTCCTTTCGGCAATGGCAAGGGCGTCGGCAAGGGCAGCTATGCCGACGGCATAAAGCTGATCAAGCATCTGTTGCCCCACAAGCTGGACGAAGCATGGCAGATAGTGCGCGAAAACAGCGTGCATCCCGACAATGCCGGCGGCTTTTCCTGCCTTATTGAAATTGAGGGCATGGACGGCAAGGTGACAAAGTACCTTTTTGACACCGGCTGGAATTACCAGTGGATGGAAACCTGCTATAAGCGGGAAGGCATCGACACCATGCTGGCCAACAATGAAATTACCGCCATGATCCAGACGCACGAGCATATGGACCACTTTTTTGGTCTGCCCGCTGTGACAAAATACAACCCCGATATTCACATCTATACGCCCAACACCTTTTACCCCAGCGGCAAGCAGTACCTCAAAGACTGCGGGCACGTGGGCAAGTGGACTGAAGTGCCCAAGGGCCTGCACAAGATTCAGGACGGCGTGGCCCTTTACGGCTTCGACTGCCCCATCATTCTCAAGGTATTCGGCGAAATCTCGCTGTACTGCAACGTCAAGGACATTGGGCTCGTGAGCATCACCGGGTGCTGCCATCAGGGCATCATCCTTTTTGCCGACACGGCCTACAAAACCCTGACCTATGAAAACGACCAGTTCTACGGCCTCTACGGCGGCCTGCACATCTCGCCCTTTGACGACTGGGACCCCAAGTATGACGACCTCGTTATCGGTCTCAAAAAGTGGGATCTGCAAAAGGTGGGCTGCAACCACTGCACAGGGCTCATTACTGCCCAGAAGTTTGTGGACGCGGGCTACCCGGTTGTAAAAGGCACGGCGCGTTTCCGCTCCAAGACGACCAACTATCTTGGCAATGGAGACGTCATAAAGTTTCCCTCGTAA
- a CDS encoding GntR family transcriptional regulator, whose translation MIAPANAENQLEHALLQGRWTLFERLPAERLLAEELGVSRATLRTALSTLVGKGILETRRSKGTFVRALPCNLNAASLGDSLRAMRIVMTPLLAAASGSYAPSVMLKLERHLPSIGMALHSGDMRLLAQHHLRFFSILLQAISNDCLAQAGAATLPDACALARLLQECSQPRLEEIFKHLARTLHGLRHADSQACASSVSAYVSCLLQCLGEEE comes from the coding sequence GTGATCGCGCCAGCAAACGCTGAAAACCAGTTGGAGCATGCCCTCTTGCAGGGGCGCTGGACGCTCTTTGAGCGGCTGCCCGCCGAACGGCTCCTGGCCGAGGAGCTGGGCGTCAGCCGCGCAACGCTGCGCACCGCTCTGAGCACCCTGGTGGGCAAGGGAATTCTTGAAACGCGCCGCAGCAAGGGCACATTTGTACGCGCCCTCCCCTGCAACCTCAACGCAGCAAGTCTGGGCGACAGCCTGAGAGCCATGCGCATCGTCATGACCCCCCTGCTTGCCGCGGCATCAGGCTCATATGCGCCTTCTGTCATGCTGAAGCTCGAACGCCACCTGCCTTCCATCGGCATGGCGCTTCACAGCGGCGACATGCGCCTTCTTGCGCAGCATCACCTGCGGTTTTTCTCCATACTTTTGCAGGCAATCAGCAACGATTGCCTTGCCCAGGCAGGAGCGGCCACCCTGCCCGATGCCTGCGCCCTTGCCCGGCTGTTGCAGGAATGCAGCCAGCCCCGGCTTGAGGAAATATTCAAGCATCTTGCCCGCACCCTGCATGGTCTGCGGCATGCGGACTCCCAAGCCTGCGCTTCTTCTGTATCGGCCTATGTGTCCTGCCTTTTGCAGTGCCTGGGGGAAGAAGAATGA
- the gluQRS gene encoding tRNA glutamyl-Q(34) synthetase GluQRS: MHQSSCPCGRLAPSPTGHIHMGNAWAFLLAWLAARSQGGRLVLRLEDIDPQRSRPEYAIALLEDLHWLGLDWDYGPDVGGPCGPYVQSQRGSIYDGVLAQLEKAGATYPCFCTRKELRQLAAAPHVDDTGAPYPGTCRNLGQERIEALIRSGRRASIRLRCPEAPISFTDLLLGPQTIFLTDCGGDFALRRSDGVVAYQLAVAVDDALMGVTQVVRGRDILSSTPRQIALLQLLGYGAPSYAHVPLLLDEEGERLAKRHNSLSLRYLREQGVDPRRIVGLLGMLAGLDAAARAVSPAELLPAFDWSRLPRQDVRLRNSHLRALL; this comes from the coding sequence ATGCATCAATCATCGTGCCCATGCGGCAGGCTTGCCCCAAGCCCAACCGGCCACATCCATATGGGCAATGCCTGGGCCTTTTTGCTGGCCTGGCTGGCTGCGCGGTCGCAAGGCGGGCGGCTGGTTCTGCGTCTTGAAGACATAGACCCGCAACGGTCGCGGCCCGAATATGCGATCGCCCTTCTGGAAGACCTGCATTGGCTTGGGCTGGATTGGGATTATGGCCCAGATGTGGGCGGGCCTTGCGGCCCATACGTGCAGAGCCAACGCGGGTCAATATATGACGGGGTTCTTGCGCAGCTGGAAAAGGCGGGGGCGACCTACCCCTGCTTTTGCACCCGCAAGGAATTGCGCCAGCTTGCTGCGGCCCCGCATGTTGACGACACGGGCGCGCCCTACCCTGGAACCTGCCGCAATCTGGGTCAGGAGCGCATTGAGGCGCTGATCCGCAGCGGGCGTCGTGCCAGCATACGCCTGCGTTGCCCGGAAGCTCCCATATCTTTCACCGACCTGCTGCTTGGGCCGCAAACCATTTTTCTTACCGACTGCGGGGGCGATTTCGCGCTGCGCCGCTCTGACGGCGTTGTGGCGTATCAGCTTGCCGTTGCTGTTGACGACGCCCTTATGGGCGTGACGCAGGTCGTGCGGGGAAGAGACATCCTGTCCTCCACGCCGCGCCAGATTGCGCTTCTTCAGCTCTTGGGCTATGGTGCGCCTTCCTACGCCCATGTGCCTCTGCTTCTTGACGAAGAAGGAGAGCGTCTGGCCAAGCGCCACAACAGCCTGTCTCTGCGGTATCTGCGGGAACAGGGGGTTGATCCGCGCCGTATAGTGGGCTTGCTTGGCATGTTGGCCGGTCTTGATGCTGCCGCGCGCGCCGTCAGTCCGGCGGAGCTTTTGCCAGCCTTTGACTGGAGCCGCCTGCCAAGGCAGGACGTACGCCTGCGAAACAGTCATTTGCGTGCTCTGCTGTAA
- a CDS encoding C40 family peptidase produces the protein MGKCLKLCVLMLACMLAFGCASKSGSRDNGINTPHAERFRRSYEAAFDSNQQESSQQLLRKARSAIGTPYVRGGTTPDGFDCSGFVCWTYKSVGVQLPRTAREQSVIGQRINNVDEMRAGDIVAFRHPRRGYHTGIYVGDGKFIHSPHKRTRVRINSLDDPYFKSTFLGARRVKVEGGETMIAQAESRLNDFAEERVVRELSRDKKKAGKTSARDSKRDDSRDDSRSKKKDKIVQVASNDKKSSATTRQQASAPEKSSKASSSEKSSKASGSEKSSKASASEKSSKASNSEKSSKASGSEKSSKASASEKSSKASSSEKSSKASAQASSGKSSAQASSSKGSADKDKTAKSSSQKAETKKSESKKPATEKVATKAEPKSKKDQPKGKGDNS, from the coding sequence ATGGGAAAATGTCTTAAACTATGCGTGTTGATGTTGGCCTGCATGCTGGCTTTCGGCTGCGCCTCCAAAAGCGGCTCGCGAGATAATGGCATCAACACCCCCCATGCGGAGCGGTTCCGCCGCTCTTATGAAGCTGCATTTGACTCCAATCAGCAGGAATCCAGCCAGCAGCTACTGCGCAAGGCCAGATCAGCCATCGGCACGCCTTATGTGCGCGGAGGAACGACCCCGGACGGTTTCGACTGTTCGGGTTTTGTGTGCTGGACGTATAAAAGCGTTGGCGTGCAATTGCCCCGCACTGCACGTGAACAGTCCGTTATCGGCCAACGCATCAACAATGTGGACGAAATGCGCGCAGGGGACATTGTGGCCTTCCGGCATCCCCGCCGTGGCTACCATACCGGCATCTACGTTGGCGACGGCAAGTTCATCCACAGCCCCCACAAGCGTACACGCGTGCGCATCAACTCCCTTGACGATCCCTACTTCAAGAGCACCTTTCTTGGAGCGCGCCGCGTAAAGGTTGAGGGCGGCGAAACCATGATCGCCCAGGCCGAAAGCCGCCTCAACGACTTTGCGGAAGAACGGGTGGTGCGCGAACTGTCCCGCGACAAGAAAAAGGCTGGCAAAACCAGCGCGCGCGACAGCAAACGCGATGACAGCCGTGATGACAGCCGGAGCAAGAAAAAGGACAAGATCGTACAGGTCGCCAGCAACGATAAAAAAAGCAGCGCCACTACCCGGCAGCAGGCCTCCGCTCCGGAAAAATCCAGCAAGGCTTCAAGTTCGGAGAAATCCAGTAAGGCTTCTGGTTCTGAAAAGTCCAGCAAGGCCTCAGCTTCGGAAAAGTCCAGCAAGGCTTCAAATTCCGAGAAATCCAGCAAGGCTTCTGGCTCCGAGAAATCCAGCAAGGCCTCAGCTTCGGAAAAATCCAGCAAGGCCTCAAGTTCCGAGAAATCCAGCAAGGCTTCTGCCCAGGCAAGTTCTGGCAAGTCCAGCGCCCAGGCAAGTTCAAGCAAGGGTTCGGCAGACAAGGACAAGACCGCCAAGTCTTCCAGCCAGAAAGCCGAAACCAAAAAAAGCGAAAGCAAAAAGCCTGCTACGGAAAAAGTGGCTACCAAGGCCGAACCCAAGAGCAAAAAAGACCAGCCCAAGGGCAAGGGCGACAATTCTTAA
- a CDS encoding flagellar basal body rod C-terminal domain-containing protein — protein sequence MSSISTSMQLGASAMNTHSWGMAVASHNVANVSTAGFEPQRAVYATGPAGQGVRLDAVLQGGVPSGPGGTSFSAAQAVYDVTSGLPLEAASPSGTDLGREMVTMITTQHAYKANAAVVHTGDAMLGTLLDIKA from the coding sequence ATGAGCAGTATCAGCACCAGCATGCAATTGGGCGCGTCAGCCATGAACACCCATTCCTGGGGGATGGCTGTGGCGTCTCATAACGTGGCCAATGTCAGCACAGCTGGCTTTGAGCCGCAGCGTGCCGTCTATGCTACTGGCCCTGCGGGACAGGGAGTACGCCTTGATGCAGTGCTTCAGGGCGGCGTTCCTTCTGGCCCCGGCGGCACGTCATTCAGCGCGGCCCAGGCCGTTTATGACGTGACCTCAGGCCTGCCCCTGGAGGCTGCCAGCCCCAGCGGCACAGACCTTGGCCGTGAAATGGTTACAATGATCACCACCCAGCACGCGTATAAGGCCAATGCAGCGGTCGTTCACACCGGTGACGCCATGCTTGGCACCTTGCTGGATATCAAGGCCTAG